A genomic segment from Labrus bergylta chromosome 3, fLabBer1.1, whole genome shotgun sequence encodes:
- the cry5 gene encoding cryptochrome circadian regulator 5 translates to MAHTCIHWFRKGLRLHDNPALIAALRDCKELYPVFILDPYLHNKTSVGINRWRFLIGALKDLDCSLRKLNSRLFVLRGKPEDVFPKLFNQWKVTKMTYEFDTEPYSLSRDKTVTTLAKDHGVEVIYKISHTLYDIERIIEENNGKAPLTYTRMQAIVKTLGPPKRPISAPTVEDMKDVKTPSFKKHEEEYGLPTLEELGHNTSALFEEKFPGGEQEALRSLDEHMQRTGWVCGFEKPQTSPNSLSPSTTVLSPHVTFGCLSARTFWWRLTDVYQGKRHSDPPVSLHGQLLWREFFYTASVGVPNFNKMEGNPVCTQVDWDTNPEYLAAWREARTGFPFIDAIMTQLRQEGWIHHLARHAVACFLTRGDLWINWEEGQKVFEELLLDGDWALNAGNWQWLSASTFFHQYFRVYSPVAFGKKTDKNGDYIKKYLPLLKKFPAAYIYEPWKAPHSVQQAAGCIVGKDYPRPLVEHEVISKKNIQRMKLAYAKRSADSESPSKKQGVKRKQPSVADFMKKKEKKK, encoded by the exons ATGGCTCATACATGCATTCATTGGTTCCGTAAGGGACTCAGACTGCATGACAACCCAGCACTGATAGCAGCTCTAAGGGACTGTAAGGAGCTCTACCCTGTGTTCATCCTCGACCCATACCTCCATAACAAGACTTCTGTGGGCATAAACCGCTGGAGATTCCTTATTGGAGCCCTCAAGGACCTGGACTGCAGCCTCAGGAAGCTCAACTCCAG GCTGTTTGTTTTGAGGGGGAAGCCTGAGGATGTGTTCCCAAAGCTGTTCAACCAATGGAAAGTAACAAAGATGACCTACGAGTTCGACACAGAGCCCTACAGTTTGAGCCGGGACAAAACGGTGACCACACTGGCCAAAGACCATGGAGTGGAAGTCATATACAAAATCTCACACACTCTGTATGATATAGAAAG GATAATTGAGGAAAACAATGGGAAGGCCCCCCTAACTTACACCCGTATGCAGGCAATCGTAAAGACCCTCGGCCCCCCAAAAAGACCAATCTCTGCTCCAACCGTTGAAGATATGAAAG ATGTGAAGACCCCTTCTTTTAAAAAGCATGAGGAGGAATATGGGCTCCCTACTCTTGAGGAGCTCGGTCACAACACCTCAGCTCTATTTGAGGAGAAGTTCCCAGGAGGAGAACAGGAGGCACTGAGGAGTTTAGATGAACATATGCAAAGAACG GGTTGGGTGTGTGGCTTTGAGAAGCCGCAGACTTCTCCAAACTCTCTGAGCCCGAGCACCACTGTTCTCAGTCCACATGTGACGTTTGGCTGCCTGTCTGCACGCACCTTCTGGTGGAGGCTGACAGACGTTTATCAGGGG AAGAGGCACTCGGATCCTCCAGTGTCCCTACATGGTCAGCTACTATGGAGAGAGTTCTTCTACACAGCAAGTGTGGGGGTCCCAAACTTTAACAAGATGGAGGGCAACCCTGTTTGTACACAGGTGGATTGGGACACAAATCCAGAATATCTTGCTGCATGGAGAGAG GCTCGGACTGGTTTCCCCTTCATTGACGCCATCATGACTCAGCTAAGGCAGGAGGGCTGGATCCACCACCTGGCCAGACATGCTGTTGCTTGTTTTCTCACCAGGGGAGACCTGTGGATCAACTGGGAAGAGGGGCAGAAG GTGTTTGAGGAGCTTTTACTGGATGGTGACTGGGCTCTGAACGCTGGAAACTGGCAGTGGCTCTCAGCAAGCACATTCTTTCACCAGTACTTCAGGGTCTACTCCCCTGTGGCGTTTGGCAAGAAGACAGACAAAAACGGAGACTATATCAA AAAGTACCTTCCTCTTCTGAAGAAGTTTCCAGCCGCGTACATCTATGAGCCGTGGAAAGCGCCACACAGTGTCCAGCAGGCAGCAGGATGCATTGTGGGGAAAGATTACCCACGTCCTTTAGTAGAGCATGAAGTGATCAGCAAGAAGAACATCCAGAGGATGAAGTTGGCTTATGCAAAGAGATCAGCAGATTCTGAATCACCCAGCAAAAAGCAAG GTGTAAAACGCAAGCAGCCATCAGTCGCCgattttatgaagaaaaaagagaaaaaaaagtaa